The window ttattttggattcatGGGATTGAAATGTACATGAGCAAATATGATCTGTCTACCTGCAGAGCTGTTGAAGGACCTTCAGCTGCATTCAAGATAAACACTGCTTCAATTATGTAATAATATCAATTCATGAGGCGCTGGCTGGCAAAGAGGAAAGTTGGATCATTACTAATATCCTGAAACACCATTAGGTCATCAGCATGATTAGTCCCAGTCATTAGAACTcgaaagtgaaaacatgaaacatgaaaagagAGGCCTGAGAGGTCTGACCGAAAAATAAATTGTGCATGACAAGGTCCCCAAAACACAAATGGTTTTAGTAATGGTGTTGAAATGAGACAATCACAGCTTGAGATCCAGCAACGAGAGTCATGCGGATGGTATGTGCGAGAAGGTGCAGGGAAGTGGCCTGAGTCATACAGCACGTTTCTAAAGCCACACACATGGAcgagtgcacaaacacacgcatgcatgcacacacatgtacatgaacgcacagatacacacaccaCGCACATGCCAATGATTTGCACCTTTTTGCATGGGTACTTATCTTAAGGCTCAGCAGTGAAGAGCTCAATGGGGCATAAGACTGTGCAACCAAAGCATGTCAGGGTGAGTGAGGAGATCAATAATgattaacaaaataaattctCTCCCAAGCAGATTTTAAAGAATCACTctaacccttttttttaaaatctctgtgCTGAAGATCTCAGACTAGCAACCCTTATTCTAGTTGTAGAGTTtgggatttaatttgttttactaTGGAAATTAAAATCTATTGACAAGTTTCGCTGTGTTTTACTTGTCTTATTGTGCCAAAACCTGCAGACTTTTCAATCATTACCTGAGGCTAAATCCCTGGACTGTGACAATGACACATATGCAGTGGACCAGAGAGTGAATCCACCTCTGCAGTTTGTCCCCAGCACTGGTCTCAGTGTTAGTGTGCGGAAATTCCCAAGAACCCTGAAGCTCGATGAAGTTTGCCCCGTAAAGACAAGAAAAGGCTGCTTACTTCAAACAACAGCAATCCACAGCGGTTACCTGTTGCCAGCACTGGATAAACTACATTGGCAAAGGCAGTGAGTAAACATCTGTGGGGATTATattgaatgaaataaatgaattttgAAAGTCATAATAAAACGTGGACTTTATTGCAGCTGCTTATTACGAGGATAAATCTGTCCATGTGctttagtgcagcatttgatcTGATTCGTCTCAGGATTCCTCAGATGATGCTGTAATGAGGTCTTTTGTTGCAGAACATTGATTCACACTCCACGACTGAAGAGGATCCACGAGATCCGTTGTTCACCCTTTATTTTACACACTAATGAACATAATGAAAGACTTTAAGCACAACATGTTAGGTGGATATTCTATAGATTTATTTTCCTCACTACTGAATTGTCAAAAAAACTCCTTATATGACTtttacaaaactgttttatgAAGTTTTGTTAACACTATGTCTACGTGTGTTTATCTTCAATGCGTTCCCCAAACATCAGAGTAACCATGTAAagtagaatttaaaaaaagaagctgttatatttaaagacaaataaaataacaaaccttCTGTGAAACCATTTGTTAACAATATATAACGATATATGTGCCCTAAAAATAAGTGTAACCAAAtaaagctgataaaaaaaaaagctgttgaGTAAAAGGACAAATAACTTCAACTAACAAATGTCTACATCTTTATCTACAATATCTTCCCAAAAAATAAGTGTACAAACttgattatattatttttgaGTTAAAGTACAAATAACTTCATtgtgttctgtatttatatcaatGACAGTAGGAACTATTAAGGGCTCTGTTATCTCTCTTGGTGACCTCCCGATGGGACATGGAGGTAAATAAATTCCAATATAACTGCTAAaggagaataaaacatattctgaTAAAAATTACTAATTTATGATTGTGTTTTACTTCAGGGGGAGGACGGATTAATGTCTGAGAGAGAAGTGTGAGCGGGTGTGATTAATGTCcccaaaaaaaagggaaagaaatacaacaaaccGCACAGGGAACATTATTTTGACTCgatatttgacatatttattaGTCTGATTTCATTGTTCATCAGTGAAATAACTTTAAAAGTTGACTTTCTTCCATTTCGATCACCTCTGTGGCCAATAAATCCTGCTCCAGTTCTCCTTATAGACCAATTGTTTACATCTGCAGCTAGACGCGTCTTCTTCTCATTCAGTTTACTGTCTGCGTCCCGGCATTTAAATGCAAAGTGGCGAAGTTTCACATAATaatgcaaaagagaaaaaaaaccgcAGCGCGCaacgaggaggtggaggaggagagacgggcAGGGGGGGGTTATCCAAGGTGTTTGAGACAGATGAGGGAGGTGGGGGTctgggatggagggagggagggagggatggagagagggaggaggcagggagggataAAAACTGGAAGGAGCCATAGATGCTGGATCATTTGAAAAGTTTCCCCCTCGCTCTGCGCACCGCCGGCCCTCTCACGAACCGTACCGGAGGACGGATAGGAAAACTCCCCGCTGCAGAGCCCGTGCGCCCCGGCCTCTTCACGCTCCGACCCCGGGTCCGCTCCGGTGCGTTTAAAAAGGATTAATGAGCCAAAAAGGCACCAAACTTCTCATTTAAGGCTCATTTTTCGGCGTTGCGCCTGGACGTGCCTGcttttctccacctctccttTCGTTATTATTCACTCCGCTCGAGGATACCTGGACCTCTTACTGATGGTAAGcgctcatccccccccccaccccccttctacacacccacacacatcaACGATCCAGACACCGGAGCTTTTAAATGGGAACCGAACCTGTTGAATaacacgaggaggaggaggaggaggaggaatcacCGTTGACAGTTTGTGACTGTGCCACTGGGTTTGGTGTTTTTGGCGACTTCACCGAGTGCTGTAGAAATATAGAAGCTTACAATCCCATAATAGTCTCAcactgacagagggagaggggtaAAGTGAAAGGAAGGAttttattttgggggggggttgaatAGCGCAGCGATCCTGGTGGAGCTCGAACAGGTTAAAAGCCTTTTGTGCCGGAGAGTTGAGCAGCAAGTGAGGTCATTTCCAAACTGAGCTTTCGGTTTCTCCGCGTTTGTTTTTCCTTAAATAcctttaaaatatttcaactgtgcagatttgaatgtttttcagaaCTTTCTGCTGAGATTCTGCGGGATTTAACACCTGTGTCCGCTTCGCGTCATGCCGGTTTTTTTACGcgtaaaaagtaaaagatggGAGATGGCACAGCCCGGAATTTCAGCCTGGacgtgaaaaagaaaaattactttattttattttaaagtttattttaaaattggtATTAAATCCCGCTTCTCAAACAGGTCAACAACAATTCATGCGTCACTGAAAAAGCCACAGTTCGGTCCAAGTATGACGAAGTCTGCAccaacgagaaaaaaaaaaagaagcatccAGTGCCAACACATTACAGAGGTATAACGTTACAGTAGAGTTGAAACCGGTTGATAATTGGGAAGCGACAATGGAAAACAAGGTCTCACATGTTTACACCTGCTCGTAACAAACGATTATGGAGTGAAATTGTGTCATTTCATCCCGtcgcgcagcagcagcacagaaaacattttgcGGCCTGCGGGCGCATGGCGTCCTTGGCACACACCTTTTACCTTTCATCTCACATTTCTCCTCCATCGTGCAGGGAAACTGACTTAACACAGTTTGAATGGAAATGCATTTAtgtatcattttttttaaaaattacaaataGGTATTTATTCCCTTTTTCATTAATGTGCCTGGCAAAGAGTTGGCTACAATTTGCTTTTGAGGTTTCGGGAAAATATTGGCTCAGGAGTTGACTTTTTGTTGATGAAGTCACCTGATATTTTctgatttctgtatttttttaacactttcaaCTTGTGAGGCAAATTATCTGGGAGCATTTGAAGTTGATATTTTTTCcagttgtgttttaatttctcCTTGAAGTAATGAAAGTCGTGAAGCTCGACATTTGTATCagagatgttttctttcacacaacACCACAGCTTAAACAAAAACCATTAACCTGCTCTCAGTGATCTCACTGACTGTGAATGTTCTTCCTGCTGAAGTGCTCACTGGGAGCTAATAAAACCCCAAACCACtactcaacaacaacacacattgcAGGTCCCTGGTTTATTTCTTTCAACAGACATGAGGATATTGCACTTTGTTGGATCCTATTGAGTGAAGCCTTAGTTATTATTTAAACTCCTGTAACCTCCAGTCACAAGCCAGATATTAACAGGAAGACCATTCAAATGAATTTGTTAAAAGGGATAgtgtttaaattatattatttctcatttcatttatatGGAGTCACTGTTAGAATCATAGATACACAATATTATAATGAATTGTAAACAATCTAAAGCAGCATTAGCATTGATCAGAAAAACTCCCATGACTATAAACAGGTTGCTGAACTGATTTACTGTCgttttaatgataaaaaaaaagaatcaggccATAGATTTGGCTGTTCCAGCGGTAACCTGttgccctccctcctcttcctccccccctctcatCTTCCCTCCCACCATCACTGTCAAATTCCtcatgaaacacatctgaagaGCCATGTGCAGAGTCTGATCACATTATCTGTGgtcagggagggagagagaggccaaGGGGGACCGAGCAAAGCCAAGGGCAGTTGACTGCTGCGGCCTAATTGCTCCCTGGGCCTGCGtttgtttttggaaaatgtttctgtctgtctgaatgtgaaACTTCGGACATTGTTGTAAAAATCTTGAagaaatttttttttgttgctctcGCTGAATGAGGAGTAAATGTGAATCCAAACTTCTGTGGTGGAAAACGCATTGAGTTAGGTGcaaaaagtatattttgttCCCAATCgcccctggtggaaacaggcCACTCGAACATGAACGCGATAACTTTTTCCCAGAGTTGAAAGTCGCTCCCCGCCTGCCTCgcattttctttcatcatcatCGCACCACTTTTGAGTGTCTGTCCGTTTTAGCCCGCAGCTTTGTCAGTGGCTGGTTACAGTTACAAGATGTTCTGTATGGTCAGTGTTTTTGAGTACTATGAATCCCTGTAATCATGGGAGAGGCCCTCTCTGGACAATGAACATTTGTTGTCAGAgatgtgcactcacacacattcactctctccctctcacactcacacacacacacacacacacacacacacacacacacacacacacacacacacacattaccccccctccaccccttGGGTAATAGAGCTGATCATGTTCTgaaccctcctctctctctttgccacAGTTCTCACAAACATGCAAGCGGTAGCACACACTTGTGCGTGCATACAGACACCCGCGCGTGCACGTCGTTTAgctcatgcacacacgcactgcACATCACCTTCTCCTCGCACACACTGGGATCTAGTGTCATGACCGAGGAGGGGaaaaaggggggtggggggtcaaTCGGAGGTCAAAGTCTAATGCTGTTAGGGAAAAGATCCTTGATTGCATGTACAGTGAGCCATGCAGGGGCCAAGATAATCACAAAGATACCAAGCCCGACATTGCTcgcacacactcaaatacacaaaacgtatattaaacacactcacacactctcacacgcacacacagcgtTCATGTGCATCCTCACTGTGTAGTAATGCTTGGGCGCTCTCCAGCAGGAACCGGCTCCAAATGATGACCAAAGCCCTGCATCGCTCCAGAGTTAAAATGTCTGCTCCGTGGTGCcgttgttgtggtggtggtgactGGTGTCAGAAATTTGGTAATTTTATTAGTGTGAGTCAGCAGCGTTTAACACGTTTAAATGACGTGTAAAAGAATTGAATCATTGCAGCCACACTGCAGCGCTTGTTAAATTCGAGAGAGGAGCGGGGGGAACTGTTAAAGCTGTTGAATAATCTTTTTTCGTTTACACAGAATgattttcaggtttttatttggagaTGCTGCTCCTCGAAAACCAACGTGTGTTTTCTTCTGGTGCTTAAACCTCGATGGTGTGGCTTCATTAGAGACACATTACCCCCTTGCAACACGCCGCACATACTCCAGCGCTGAGCGTACGACTCTCCCACTGATGACAGTGGTGTCAAAGAGCAGGAGGCCTGTCATCAGCGTCACTACAACCTGTTTGATCCCTCAAGTAGGGGAGCGTTACTAAGAGATGAGGCCCTTTCGAGATGCATCTATTTAAACGGAAAAAAGCTGATCTCATTTGTTTGGACGGATGAAGGTTTGGCGAGTTCACTTGGAGTTGGGGTTCTTGAACGCTCGCCGCCCTCTTGTTTTGGGTATGGATTTTTACCACTCCTGATCAAAGTGGTGTTATCAGCTCtttggtctttgtgtgtgaacatgagagggttgcttcaggttttttttttctcagttgaaTCCGGCTGTTatctgatgttttgtttttttctctgtctctcgctctctcattGAAGGTTTCTGCTTAATTTGTGAAATAGTCGAGGTGTGTTTTCTGGAGGCATTGGGGATCTGCTCTCTGTGTTGTGGCACATACCTCCTTACATTCCAGCTACAGTAAATAGCTAGCTTAGCCCATGAGCCAAAATGATAAGCTTTAAAGAGACACCGGGTCTCTCTCTTGCccacttaaacacacactgacatacgTGCATTTCTCCGACTTCTCGCCTGACGTGTTTGCAATTGCCTTCGCCTCATGTATGTTTTCGTCTGTGTCTTTCAGGAACAGGGTCACTCCAACGTTCTCCTGCAGCCGCCCAACACCACCTAACATTTCCTGGAAAAACGTGTCCATCGCCCGCTCCCAACAAACATGGACTGTTTTCCCATGCTTTATTTTCTGTCGGTAAGTAAGTGGaccttttcatttcaatttcagtATCTCAcgttttcccctctctccctccattcaACTAGTAATTGATTTATGTGGCGTTCAACAGCACTTTAATAATGTATACGCATGAGGAAGAGCTTTTTCGGTTAAATAGCCCAAGGTTTGCCCCATGGCTTGCTGGAGCAGACTCAGAGGGGACGAGGCTCCTTATCGAGCTAAGAATTTTCTCTGACCCCAGGGCTGCCGCTTTTATTTGTCTAATCacggtggaggagggaggagatgagggggggaagggagggagTGGATAGGAACGGCTTAAATTCGAAAAAAGTTGGGTTCTTGAACCGGCTGTTTACCTGTGAAGGATGTCGCCAAAGGTAAACGGCAAGTAGCCGATCTGATCAGGGACAGTTTAAACAAGGCAGACCAGACTATGAAAACCAGTCAGAGCTAGGGACAGAGGGGATGGCGAAGACAGGGATGAAAAAGccaaaaaactaatattttctgACAGTTAAAACCAAGgcctttctctcctttccttgtcccttgttgtgttttcttgctctTTGCTCTTTCCAGCTCTCTCCTAATAATTCCCTGTGCCATCTGCTGCTCCCCCCAGAGACATCATGATTCCTGGTAATCGAATGCTGATGGTCATTTTAATATGCCAAGTCCTGCTGGGAGAGAGCAACCATGCTAGTCTGATACCTGAAGAAGGGAAAAAGAAAGTACCGGGCCTTCAGGGTCGTTCGGCCGCTCAGAGCCATGAACTGCTGCGGGACTTCGAGGCCACGCTGCTGCACATGTTCGGCCTCAAGAGGCGGCCGCGGCCCAGCCGCTCCACCACGGTGCCCCGCTACCTGCTGGACCTCTACCGCCTGCAGTCGGGGGAGGCCGAGGAGGCTGGGGGGCATGACATCGCTTTTGAGTACCCAGAGAGGTCAGCCAGCCGGGCCAACACTGTGAGGGGCTTCCACCATGAAGgtaaggagaaaagaaaaggaggatgTTTGCATCATGTGGCAGAAACTATTCACCATAACCAAGGTCACAGTTTCCGGGCATTCTTATAAGTTTAGTGGTATTATACTCCATCAGCATGGTTGACAACTGGTAAGTTttcaggattaaaaaaacatttcctacATCCCTTGAATCACGACTGTGAGGCAGCTCCACCCATCACACCATAACCAAGGAATCTAAGGATGTGGTCTAAAGAGGGTCAAAAAAATCTGCCAGACAAGCTCTCAAGAGCCTCATTTGACaaaactctgtgtgtttggttagCAGCTGAAAGAAAAGCATGCCTCCATATTACTGACTTGCACTTCTCACCCCACCCAACAGAACACGGCTTAAAAAAGCTGCAGTCTTGGCCTGGAGTTGGAGTGTGCTCctctctcatgtctcatgtCTCCAGTTTATATGGAGGGCTCTTTTAGAGGGACCTTCCTCAACGTGCAATTATCTTTAATGCTACTCTTGCAGCCTTCTAAATAAAGCCCCTACTGCCAACAATGTGGGTGCTGAGAGCAGACGCTGCAGCTCTCGGGAGAGATGGAAAAACAGTCTCAGGAGCTGGTGCGATAGAAAGGCTGGAATGTTAGAAGGGTTTCTGTTTATTGTGACTTGGATCTGCTTAGTTTTAGCGACAGCTGCAGACGTTTCAATTAGACCAGGAGAAACTCCAGGTTGACTGATCTGCTAAATGTACGTTGAGGCTGGAAAGCCAGACTGGAGTGCGTTGGTTAAACGCTTAAAAAACCGTCGGCAGAGAGAAACGGAGCTGAGAGTTAGCGAGTGACCTTGTGGCGTAGTGAACTGAGAGAACCGGGGGGCTTTAGGGCTCCAGAACATGTCCACCCTTAGGGGGAGGagtgaggaaggagggatgagtcAGCCTTAATGGGGCTTGTCAAACACACTGCTCGTGGCAACACACgccaacacacaccaacacggCAACGTACCaaggcaggagaggaagaaagagcaCCGCCGCTGGAGGAGGAACTTGTGCCTGTGATGCAATGTGtacgtgcatgcatgcatgcgtgcgtgtgcgtgtgtgtgtgagaatgtgtgtgtgtgtgtgcgtgttccgACTGCTCTCTACAGGCATTtaccctccttctcctctgctaAACTATGTTAATAATACGCTTTGAGGTCTTTTGAGTAGGAGTGCTTGCTTTCATGGGAGCACCATTGTGCGATAGTGTGATTCAGTTGGCTGATCTGTCCAAAACATGGTGAGGTATTACAGTCTGCAGCAGACGGACGGTTTTGGTGAGGAGACGTGTTTACAGGGACGGTAAAGCATGCAACTACTAATTCAGAATTCTGCAAGAAAAGTGTGTCTTTTTATTCGCTGGGTGTAACAGGAGACGTGTCCTCGTTTGTCAAATTTATGAATTAAACGACGAAGCACATGAGAAGGTTAACGTGTACAAAAATGTTTGAATCAGCCGAACACCCCCTCCATGGGCTTCGGATAAATGAGATTCTACTGTATTGTCTGACCCCTTAATGATTATTcatgatgaaaatgataaatgtcTTAAGTGAACAAACTGCGGAGCTaatcaaaaacacagcaggtttTAATAATGAGAACCACCTGGGTAAGATTAGAGCCTGGGTGTGAAATAACAGGGGTGGATTGAGCAGGAAAATAGTAGACACAACATTCCTTTCCCCAACAATGGTGATCTTGCCAGAAATCTGCAGACTGAGCGTGGAACAGGGAGCCTCCACTGTGTTTATACTGTAGCTGTGGTACGTTAATCACCACCCTCCTTGTAATGCGTGTTTCAGCAAAGTGCTCGGAGAAAGGCATTGAGAGAAGGGCTGGATAATCCGTGGAGATAGATAAGGAAGCGTGGACgctgtatatttatattgttgagTACTGCAGAAGCCGGGAAAAGTGCGCGTATGCTGCACGTCCTTTTTGTGTCAGGTAAAAACGTGTTGGAAGTGTGAAAATGTGAGGTTAGCACAACTTAAAGCCGCGTTTAATTGTTTTATCTGCTGGTTCTGTCAATGTCGTCATGGAAACTTTAAAGTCTTAATGGGAAAGTTGTGAGGTTTTTTTACACATTGTATTCGTGGATATTACCAACACTGAACATTATGGAATTTTTCACTTGAGCtaacatttctcctcctcctcattttcAGAGCACATGGAAAAGGTGCACGATCTGGACGTTGGCGAGACCACGCCCTTTCGCTTCCTGTTCAACCTCAGCAGCATCCCGGAGGATGAGCTGCTCTCTTCCGCCGAACTTAGGCTCTACCGTCATCAGATTGACGAGGTCGTCGCTAACGCCCTCTCAGACGAGCAGGGGCTTCACCGGATAAACGTGTATGAGGTGCTGAAGCCCCCGCGGCCCGGGCAGCTCATCACGCAGCTCTTGGATACGCGGCTCGTGCGGCAAAATGCGTCACAATGGGAGAGCTTCGACGTCAGCCCCGCCGTGCTGCGCTGGACTCGTGAGCGCCTCCCAAATTACGGGCTGGCTGTGGAGGTGCAGCACCTCAACCAAACGCCGCGTCAACAGGGCCGACACGTCCGCATCAGCCGCTCGCTACACCAGGAGCCTGGTGAGGACTGGGAGCAGCTGCGCCCCCTCCTGGTTACCTTTGGCCACGACGGGAAGGGTCACCCACTGACCCGCCGGACCAAGCGCAGCCCCAAGCAACGGGGCCGCAAACGCAACCGCAACTGCCGGCGCCACGCACTCTACGTGGACTTTAGCGACGTAGGCTGGAATGACTGGATAGTGGCGCCCCCTGGTTACCAGGCTTATTACTGCCACGGGGAATGCCCCTTTCCTCTGGCAGATCATCTGAACTCAACCAACCACGCCATTGTTCAGACACTGGTGAACTCTGTGAACAACAACATTCCCAAGGCCTGCTGCGTGCCAACAGAGCTCAGCGCCATCTCCATGCTCTACCTAGACGAACACGACAAGGTGGTCCTAAAAAACTATCAGGAAATGGTAGTGGAGGGCTGCGGCTGCCGCTAACACACAGACTATCTGCAACATGGACTTGGACTAGAGACTTGAAAAAAGCAACATGGACGCTCAAACAAATCAGAAGGTCTttactccaaaaaaaaaaaaaaaagttcacttGGACCCTTATTTATAACGTTTATGTTGAGGTGTATGTTtgtctcactttttttttttctttgacaataTGATCATATATtttgacaaaatatatatatatatatttatatctacatattaaaaataaattgagtccttattttaaacataaaaagcTGTACAACTTTTCATAATGTACATTAGATTGTATAAGTTTTTTTATTGagaaaatagtaaaaacaatctaaaaagtaaagtttatttactTGTAATATTTATTGCTTtcatattatatacatttttggagaaaaaaaaataaaaacatgacttgCTTCCAATAATACATTCAAACCAAGCACAAGATACATGCTTTGTGTATTTGCCTAAATTAGAGCACTGTGtaaaactgtcactttttaaagGAAACAGGGGAAATGATCTGAAATCTGCACTGATTCATTTGAATCCATCCCTTGAGACAGAAtgaatttgatcattttatgtATCAGATATAAGGGTGTGTGTAAACAAGTTGGCAGTAAATTTCAGTTTTGGTTTCAACATGAATTTGGATTTAAATTCTACACCTTTATCATAGTTATCTTTTGGccttttaatgtgtttcaatCAACTTTCATctaaaacacaagataaaagCAGAGGAATCTTTCTGATGCTCTGGCTTATTATTCACCATTTCAACACCATTCCACGATTCACATTTCAccaaaaaaagatgaatattgGAAATTATCGTCCTGTGATGGATTTTCTCAGTTTTCGGTTACAGAAGCTGTCACAGAAATGCAATGCCATTTCAAAGCGTGTGCCCCCGTTAGAGCGAAGGCCTTATTGTTCTCATATTTCACTTTTATGTCAACCTGACTAACATGTGGTGGTTGGACACTCGCTAATCCAATTGCAGCCGGGGCGGGCTGTTGAGCCTGACTGTGGGAGAGTGACTCTATTGTTCTTGACGTCCCCCACATCGGGGGCATGATTGTGGCCGATGCGTCCTGCCCTGACACAAGACGGCTGAGTCCTCAGAAGAATCAAAGGTTAGACGCTCTGTCTCCTGCCTTTGTCTTTGGCGGCTCATGCCGGCAGAGCAAAGACGCCTGTCTCCAACCTGTGCCCCACCACACAATGGGCTTCTACATCACTTATTTACAAGCTGACGGCTGGCCCAAATTATATGATAATGTTTGGAGAGAGTGACTACTTTGAACTgccgagggggggggggagctttGCGTTGCATTGTTTGTTCTGCAGAGGGTGCCCTGTACATCATCGTGTCTCGGGGGTAAACAACTGGACgttattaaaatataaacaaatcaTAATATGATCACAATTCTAAAGAATCTTTTATCTGCTAGTTTTTACGCATGAACCCAACTTTTAAACACAAATTGGTGTTTTTCtcaggaattttttttaaatggtaaagCTCAACTCCAAAGATATTTAAGTAGTATGTTGTCTCAAATAAATTATGAATGACAAGTTGATTTCCTAAATGCAAAGGTCAGGTTTTCTGCAGGAGCATGTGCGGCCCCCTCAGGCTGCCTGATGGCCGCTGGGCTTCTCTTTGATGCCCACTTAGCGTCAGAAATTAGGGAGAGGTGCTTAATAAGTAGAAGACGGAGAAGAATTTAATTTTGAAGTGGCTGaaggcagaggagcaggagctgcaggaagaaataggtgtgtgtgtgtgaggggggttGTCTTCTCAGCAGTTTCAACAGTTCAGCTGATCTTCCCCTCTGAACCGAGCTGAGATAACATCAGCCAGTTATGGTAATTGTCCGATCACTATCCCACTGCCCCGCACAAAGAAAGGACGCATGTTAATGAAAAGGCCCGGAGAAGGACGTG of the Hippoglossus stenolepis isolate QCI-W04-F060 chromosome 10, HSTE1.2, whole genome shotgun sequence genome contains:
- the bmp4 gene encoding bone morphogenetic protein 4, coding for MIPGNRMLMVILICQVLLGESNHASLIPEEGKKKVPGLQGRSAAQSHELLRDFEATLLHMFGLKRRPRPSRSTTVPRYLLDLYRLQSGEAEEAGGHDIAFEYPERSASRANTVRGFHHEEHMEKVHDLDVGETTPFRFLFNLSSIPEDELLSSAELRLYRHQIDEVVANALSDEQGLHRINVYEVLKPPRPGQLITQLLDTRLVRQNASQWESFDVSPAVLRWTRERLPNYGLAVEVQHLNQTPRQQGRHVRISRSLHQEPGEDWEQLRPLLVTFGHDGKGHPLTRRTKRSPKQRGRKRNRNCRRHALYVDFSDVGWNDWIVAPPGYQAYYCHGECPFPLADHLNSTNHAIVQTLVNSVNNNIPKACCVPTELSAISMLYLDEHDKVVLKNYQEMVVEGCGCR